In the genome of Tannockella kyphosi, one region contains:
- a CDS encoding D-alanyl-D-alanine carboxypeptidase family protein, giving the protein MKRKIINTFLIVMILLSSIVPVSALEVISEYAVAIDKETGLILYQKEDQEMMYPASMTKIVTAIVAINAIEDLDETVVISDADLDGIWETGASAAWYYVGEVTTYKDLLYGVILPSGADACQALAYNLFGSIEAMVEAMNEYVADLGLENTNFTNLTGIHDENHYSTAYDIAVILQSAIENETFLEVFSTRSYATSNETHSWVSGGVYYSDLYGYDTSRIIGCKSGYTDEAQSCLASLVDVNGREVIVVTAKADTTVSGAPVVSTNTIIDYLEVEYQDTVVYQVDDLVDSIFVENAVDDMMFDVFIDQEVIAFLPIDFDYEELSITYDFDQLSAPIEEGESIGTITCSYQGIVLYEKEVISTQNIELSITTLLFGSPLFIALCVVLILIGICFGIRYYNKYKKMYLRRY; this is encoded by the coding sequence ATGAAAAGAAAGATTATAAACACATTTTTAATAGTAATGATCCTATTAAGTAGTATCGTGCCAGTATCAGCGTTAGAAGTAATTAGCGAATATGCTGTTGCAATTGACAAGGAAACAGGTTTGATACTTTATCAAAAAGAGGATCAAGAGATGATGTATCCTGCTAGTATGACAAAGATTGTGACTGCTATTGTGGCAATTAATGCAATTGAAGATTTGGATGAAACAGTTGTTATTAGCGATGCGGATTTGGATGGGATATGGGAAACTGGCGCTTCTGCAGCATGGTATTATGTAGGAGAAGTTACAACATATAAAGATTTGTTATATGGAGTAATCCTCCCTTCGGGTGCAGATGCATGTCAAGCACTAGCTTATAACTTATTTGGAAGTATAGAAGCAATGGTGGAAGCTATGAATGAATATGTTGCTGATCTTGGTTTGGAAAATACAAATTTTACTAATTTAACGGGAATTCATGATGAAAATCATTATTCAACTGCTTATGATATTGCGGTTATATTGCAGAGTGCAATAGAAAATGAAACATTTTTAGAAGTGTTTAGTACACGTTCTTATGCTACAAGTAATGAAACTCATAGTTGGGTAAGTGGAGGTGTCTACTATTCTGATCTTTATGGATATGATACTAGCCGTATTATCGGATGTAAATCAGGTTATACGGATGAAGCACAATCTTGTTTGGCTTCTTTAGTAGATGTTAATGGAAGAGAAGTTATTGTTGTAACAGCAAAAGCGGATACGACCGTTAGTGGTGCACCCGTTGTATCAACTAATACTATTATTGATTACTTAGAAGTAGAATATCAAGATACTGTTGTTTATCAAGTAGATGATCTTGTTGATTCGATTTTTGTTGAAAATGCAGTTGATGATATGATGTTTGATGTATTTATTGATCAAGAAGTTATTGCTTTTCTACCTATTGATTTTGATTATGAAGAATTAAGCATAACTTATGACTTTGATCAATTAAGTGCTCCTATTGAAGAAGGAGAGTCAATTGGTACCATTACTTGTAGTTATCAAGGAATAGTGCTTTATGAAAAAGAGGTTATTAGTACTCAAAATATAGAATTAAGCATCACGACACTCTTATTTGGAAGTCCATTATTTATTGCGCTATGTGTTGTTTTAATCTTGATAGGGATATGCTTCGGTATTCGCTATTATAACAAATATAAAAAAATGTATTTAAGAAGATATTAA
- a CDS encoding DMT family transporter: protein MKNSFLGQCALFGAALIWGSSFIVMKNAVDFLTPASLIAVRFTLATLFMLVIFGKHVRNLSKQQWAAGFITGVCLFLAYYIQTVGLSLTTPGKNAFLTAVYCAIVPFLSWVFYKERPDVYNFLAAFLCMVGIGFVSLQGDMTIGMGDFLTIIGGFFYALHIILIRKYTKIVNPFALTLMQFGSCAICAFVVALGFEDITIVTSIQGSVWLQVLYLAFFATMVSLLLQNMGQDVVEPCRASLLLSLESVFGVFFSVLLYNEVITSRIAIGFLVIFMAIVVSETKLQFLKRE from the coding sequence ATGAAAAATTCATTTTTAGGACAATGCGCTTTATTTGGAGCAGCATTAATATGGGGGAGTTCTTTTATAGTGATGAAAAATGCGGTTGATTTTTTAACACCAGCATCACTAATTGCAGTACGTTTTACATTAGCAACATTATTTATGCTTGTTATATTTGGCAAGCATGTTCGTAATCTATCAAAACAACAATGGGCTGCAGGTTTTATTACAGGTGTTTGTTTGTTTTTAGCTTATTATATTCAAACAGTAGGTTTATCTTTAACAACACCAGGTAAGAATGCTTTTTTAACAGCTGTCTATTGTGCAATAGTGCCATTTTTATCATGGGTCTTTTATAAAGAAAGACCGGATGTATATAACTTCTTAGCTGCATTTTTGTGCATGGTCGGAATTGGGTTTGTGTCGTTGCAAGGGGATATGACAATTGGAATGGGTGATTTTTTAACGATAATCGGGGGATTTTTCTATGCGTTACATATTATCCTAATTCGAAAGTATACTAAAATAGTAAATCCTTTTGCTTTAACGTTAATGCAATTTGGTAGTTGTGCTATTTGTGCTTTTGTTGTAGCACTAGGTTTTGAGGATATTACTATTGTTACAAGTATTCAAGGAAGTGTTTGGTTACAGGTTTTATATTTAGCTTTTTTTGCTACAATGGTTTCCTTATTGTTGCAAAATATGGGACAAGATGTGGTAGAGCCTTGTCGTGCCTCATTGTTGCTTAGTTTGGAGTCAGTTTTTGGAGTTTTTTTCTCTGTACTATTGTATAATGAAGTGATTACAAGTAGAATAGCTATAGGGTTTCTAGTTATTTTTATGGCTATTGTTGTTTCAGAAACAAAGTTACAATTTTTAAAGAGGGAATAA
- the ileS gene encoding isoleucine--tRNA ligase yields MEYKDTLLMPKTAFEMKGKLPTKEPGYVERWHQNDLYNKVLEKNKDLPAYTFHDGPPYANGSMHIGHMLNKVIKDVIVRYKTMTGHYVPYIPGWDTHGLPIENAIQKLGVNRKELSTADFRRKCHEYALEQVANQKEQLIRMGTFGDYDNPYLTLLPEFEANQIDVFAKMALDGLIYKGKKPVYWSYSSESALAEAEIEYHDVKSPTIFVAFDVLDTKGVLNGDERFVIWTTTPWTIPANNAICLNANYEYCVVETEKGKLLFLESLKDQLLEKFELSGEVIARYKGSELEGITCRHPFFDYGEYYHRDTLVILGDHVTDEAGTGCVHTAPGHGVDDFNIGMKYGLEPLCPVDEQGNLMAEAGEFLAGQHVDTANKTVAVTLDELGALLKMEWIKHSYPHDWRTKKPVIFRATAQWFCSVDKIREQILNQIDQVKWVNQWGHVRIYNMIKDRGDWCISRQRTWGVPIPIIYLEDGSPIVEKEVFDHISKLFREFGSNVWFERDVLDLLPEGYTNELSPNGIYKKETDIMDVWFDSGSSHTGCMKERGFEYPVDLYFEGSDQYRGWFNSSLIIGVACYGLAPYKTVLSHGFVLDGKGNKMSKSLGNTVDPLKLVKQYGADIVRLWATSCAYQSDVRISDDIMKQVAESYRKIRNTMRFVLGNLNDFSETDLVSVESLSDVDKYMMIKLDKVIEDYHNAYENFDFAESTQTIINYFSNVLSAFYMDFTKDILYIEAANSPRRREVQTVLYHHAKAFMKLLSPVLVFTSEELHDHFHCDNEKEESIFLEDLPARITVEDKETIETYFDRFLELRKDVLKSIETLRNEKVIGSSLEAKVKLCLKEEYQDMSALEKDLARYFIVSKVELVSDTSLEEFDTSYILVEKMDGHKCPRCWNYFEAEEMEDGVCHRCHEVVK; encoded by the coding sequence ATGGAGTACAAAGACACGTTATTAATGCCTAAAACAGCATTTGAAATGAAAGGGAAGTTACCTACAAAAGAACCTGGTTATGTAGAAAGATGGCATCAAAATGATTTATACAACAAAGTATTAGAAAAAAACAAAGATTTACCTGCTTACACATTCCATGATGGGCCTCCATATGCCAATGGAAGTATGCATATTGGGCATATGTTAAACAAAGTAATTAAAGATGTTATTGTTCGTTATAAAACAATGACTGGTCATTATGTACCATATATTCCAGGATGGGATACACATGGTTTACCTATTGAAAACGCTATTCAAAAATTAGGAGTAAATAGAAAAGAACTATCTACTGCTGATTTCCGTAGAAAATGTCATGAATATGCTTTAGAACAAGTAGCAAATCAAAAAGAACAATTAATTCGTATGGGTACATTTGGTGATTATGATAATCCTTATTTAACTTTATTACCTGAATTTGAAGCAAACCAAATCGATGTATTTGCTAAAATGGCATTAGATGGTTTAATTTATAAAGGGAAAAAACCTGTATACTGGTCTTATTCTTCTGAATCAGCGTTAGCTGAAGCAGAAATTGAATATCATGATGTAAAGTCTCCAACTATCTTTGTTGCTTTTGATGTATTAGATACAAAAGGTGTGTTAAATGGGGATGAAAGATTCGTTATTTGGACTACTACTCCTTGGACTATTCCTGCAAACAATGCTATTTGTTTAAATGCAAATTATGAATATTGTGTTGTTGAAACTGAAAAAGGAAAATTACTTTTCTTAGAAAGTCTAAAAGATCAATTATTAGAAAAATTCGAATTATCTGGTGAAGTTATTGCTCGTTATAAAGGATCTGAATTAGAAGGTATTACTTGTCGTCATCCATTCTTTGATTATGGAGAATATTATCATAGAGATACATTAGTTATTTTAGGTGACCATGTAACAGATGAAGCTGGTACTGGATGTGTACATACGGCACCAGGACATGGGGTAGATGACTTTAATATTGGGATGAAGTATGGTTTAGAGCCACTATGTCCTGTTGATGAACAAGGAAACTTAATGGCTGAAGCTGGTGAATTCTTGGCTGGTCAACATGTTGATACTGCAAATAAAACAGTAGCGGTAACGTTAGATGAATTAGGTGCTTTATTAAAAATGGAATGGATCAAACATAGTTATCCACATGATTGGCGTACTAAAAAACCAGTTATCTTCCGTGCTACAGCACAATGGTTCTGTTCAGTAGATAAAATTAGAGAACAAATCTTAAATCAAATTGACCAAGTAAAATGGGTTAACCAATGGGGACATGTTCGTATTTATAATATGATTAAAGATCGTGGTGATTGGTGTATTTCAAGACAAAGAACTTGGGGAGTTCCAATTCCTATTATTTATTTAGAAGATGGAAGTCCAATTGTTGAAAAAGAAGTATTCGATCATATTTCTAAGTTATTTAGAGAATTTGGATCAAATGTTTGGTTTGAAAGAGATGTATTAGATTTATTACCAGAAGGTTATACGAATGAATTATCTCCTAATGGTATTTATAAAAAAGAAACAGATATTATGGATGTTTGGTTTGATTCTGGTTCAAGTCATACAGGATGTATGAAAGAAAGAGGGTTTGAATATCCAGTAGATTTATATTTTGAAGGTAGTGATCAATATCGTGGTTGGTTCAACTCTTCTTTAATTATAGGGGTAGCTTGTTATGGACTTGCACCATATAAAACAGTTCTTTCTCATGGATTTGTCTTAGATGGAAAAGGAAATAAGATGTCTAAGTCTTTAGGAAATACAGTAGATCCTTTAAAACTAGTAAAACAATATGGTGCTGATATTGTACGTTTATGGGCTACATCATGTGCTTATCAGTCAGATGTACGTATTTCTGATGATATTATGAAACAAGTAGCAGAAAGTTATCGTAAAATCCGTAATACTATGCGTTTTGTATTAGGGAACTTAAATGATTTTAGTGAAACTGATTTAGTAAGTGTAGAATCTTTAAGTGATGTTGATAAATATATGATGATTAAATTAGATAAAGTAATTGAAGATTATCATAATGCTTATGAAAACTTTGATTTTGCTGAATCAACACAAACAATTATTAATTATTTCTCAAATGTATTAAGTGCATTCTATATGGACTTTACAAAAGATATTTTATATATTGAAGCAGCTAATTCTCCTAGAAGAAGAGAAGTGCAAACAGTATTATATCATCATGCAAAAGCATTTATGAAATTATTATCACCAGTATTAGTATTTACAAGTGAAGAATTACATGATCATTTCCATTGTGATAACGAAAAAGAAGAATCTATTTTCTTAGAAGATTTACCAGCACGTATTACAGTAGAAGACAAAGAAACTATTGAAACATATTTTGATCGTTTCTTAGAATTAAGAAAAGATGTTTTAAAATCAATTGAAACACTACGTAATGAAAAAGTAATTGGTTCATCTTTAGAAGCAAAAGTAAAACTTTGTTTAAAAGAAGAATACCAAGATATGAGTGCTTTAGAAAAAGATTTAGCTCGTTATTTCATTGTTTCGAAAGTAGAATTAGTATCAGATACATCATTAGAAGAATTTGATACAAGTTATATCTTAGTAGAAAAAATGGATGGACATAAATGTCCACGTTGTTGGAATTATTTTGAAGCAGAAGAAATGGAAGATGGTGTATGTCATCGTTGCCATGAGGTAGTAAAATAA
- a CDS encoding DivIVA domain-containing protein, with the protein MVMLKKRLGGYDRESVDLEMRRRNKREKELQEIIDKLQDEVDNLTQQNSLLSHRVTINEKTNEEIARLALKEASELIDKAKRNADMILKESLDYVRTLSGEMEDFKGQAIKFRASVQKMSQDIIETIDESEIFHLINEETTKKED; encoded by the coding sequence ATGGTAATGCTTAAAAAGCGATTGGGTGGTTATGATCGTGAATCAGTAGACTTAGAAATGCGAAGAAGAAATAAGCGCGAAAAAGAGCTACAAGAAATTATTGATAAATTACAAGATGAAGTTGATAATTTGACCCAACAAAATTCATTGTTAAGCCATCGTGTCACTATTAATGAAAAGACGAATGAAGAGATAGCTAGACTTGCTTTAAAAGAGGCGAGTGAACTGATTGATAAGGCTAAACGTAATGCAGATATGATTTTAAAAGAATCTTTGGATTATGTTCGTACATTATCAGGAGAAATGGAAGATTTCAAAGGACAAGCTATTAAGTTTCGAGCATCTGTTCAAAAAATGTCACAAGATATTATTGAAACAATTGATGAGTCTGAGATTTTTCATTTAATTAATGAAGAAACTACTAAAAAAGAAGATTAA
- a CDS encoding YlmH family RNA-binding protein: MGYIDSVVYKQNMICTDFLNPYHQSIITSIIGNNPDVQIVKCGVIKDAENQKVILAPSYYEIEKEDFSNELVEIKYNQKFDTLSHKDVLGAFMSLGIKREMFGDIVIEDDCIYVACNKGMSSFLQASLTKIKRASVTIRLSNKEVMKVQEYSIHTFIVSSLRLDKVVSSFYKISRAKASEYIRSGFVKVNHKKVEEINFLCNNKDIISLKRHGRVVLQDTQRKTKSDNYVVEGYFYK, translated from the coding sequence ATGGGATATATAGATTCTGTTGTTTATAAACAAAATATGATATGTACTGATTTTTTAAATCCGTACCATCAGTCTATTATCACATCCATTATAGGGAATAATCCGGATGTTCAAATTGTAAAATGTGGTGTAATCAAGGATGCTGAAAATCAAAAAGTGATATTGGCACCTAGTTATTATGAAATTGAAAAAGAAGATTTTTCAAATGAATTAGTAGAAATTAAATATAATCAAAAGTTTGATACACTAAGTCATAAAGATGTTTTAGGAGCTTTTATGTCTTTAGGTATAAAACGAGAGATGTTTGGTGATATTGTTATCGAAGATGATTGTATTTATGTTGCTTGTAATAAAGGAATGTCTAGTTTTTTGCAAGCATCTTTAACAAAAATCAAAAGAGCAAGTGTAACGATTCGTTTATCGAATAAAGAAGTAATGAAAGTGCAAGAGTATAGTATTCATACTTTTATTGTATCATCATTGCGATTGGATAAAGTGGTTAGTAGTTTTTATAAAATTTCAAGGGCAAAAGCGAGTGAGTATATTCGTTCTGGTTTTGTGAAAGTTAATCATAAAAAAGTTGAAGAAATAAATTTTTTATGTAATAATAAGGATATAATATCGCTAAAACGTCATGGTCGTGTTGTTTTACAAGATACACAACGTAAAACGAAGTCTGATAATTATGTGGTAGAGGGATATTTTTATAAATAG
- a CDS encoding cell division protein SepF, whose product MSVGEKVKKWFMYEDDEEGILPEKHETQKTSMFETPKSEKASNVLRALDASNISDVSLFEPRSFSDGRDIGELLCTNNAAIVNLHRLQKDQSKRITDFLTGVIFAIDGDIQVIGPKIFLCTPKNFRVQGSIELEREEGEEE is encoded by the coding sequence GTGAGTGTTGGTGAAAAAGTAAAAAAATGGTTTATGTATGAAGATGATGAAGAAGGAATTTTACCTGAAAAACATGAAACTCAAAAAACAAGTATGTTTGAGACACCTAAGAGCGAAAAGGCAAGTAATGTCTTACGTGCATTGGATGCGAGTAATATAAGTGACGTTAGTTTATTCGAGCCACGTTCTTTCAGTGATGGACGTGATATAGGTGAACTGTTATGTACAAATAATGCAGCGATTGTAAACTTACATCGTTTACAAAAAGATCAATCAAAAAGAATTACAGATTTTTTAACTGGTGTTATTTTTGCGATTGATGGAGATATTCAAGTTATTGGACCTAAAATATTCTTATGTACACCTAAGAATTTCCGTGTTCAAGGATCGATTGAATTAGAACGTGAAGAAGGCGAAGAGGAATAA
- a CDS encoding YlmC/YmxH family sporulation protein codes for MRLVTLQSKDVVNIVNGRKIGYVIDVEVDLCNYKIDALVVEKDTLFKIFCFFKEPPTWVIPMRCVMNIGSDVILVQIDE; via the coding sequence ATGAGACTAGTGACATTGCAGTCAAAAGATGTTGTGAATATAGTGAATGGACGTAAGATAGGTTATGTTATTGATGTAGAAGTGGATTTGTGTAATTATAAAATTGATGCATTAGTTGTCGAAAAAGATACTTTATTTAAAATATTTTGTTTTTTTAAAGAGCCTCCAACTTGGGTGATTCCAATGCGTTGTGTTATGAATATTGGTTCCGATGTTATTCTTGTGCAAATCGATGAATAA
- a CDS encoding sigma-70 family RNA polymerase sigma factor produces MANYKVTISNIDIYRKKLTHQETMALIKEYQESSDPKIKEELVIDNTRLVLSMTKRFVQRVDNVDDLFQVGMIGLVKAIDNFDLTYNLRFSTYAVPLIIGEMKRYIRDNSQIKIARSIKDVAYLILQEKDKFLQSHQREATVSELAKKLDLKEKIIVEALSSTNVVASLQEETNFEDGTTSLIDQVENKASDSAIMKQSIDLWQAIKTLTKKEQTVIEQRYFQGNSQMEIANELFLSQAQVSRIEKQALKSLHKLLA; encoded by the coding sequence ATGGCAAACTATAAAGTAACTATTTCCAATATAGATATTTATCGTAAAAAACTAACACATCAAGAAACAATGGCCTTGATTAAAGAGTATCAAGAATCAAGTGATCCTAAAATAAAAGAAGAATTAGTGATTGATAATACCCGATTGGTATTATCAATGACCAAAAGATTTGTTCAAAGGGTAGACAATGTGGATGATTTATTTCAAGTTGGAATGATTGGTTTAGTGAAAGCAATTGATAATTTTGATTTGACTTATAATCTACGTTTTTCGACGTATGCTGTACCGTTAATAATTGGTGAGATGAAACGATATATCCGTGACAATAGTCAAATAAAAATAGCTAGGTCTATTAAAGATGTTGCTTATTTAATATTGCAAGAAAAGGATAAGTTTTTACAAAGCCATCAAAGAGAAGCTACGGTAAGTGAGTTAGCTAAAAAATTAGATTTAAAAGAAAAGATTATTGTTGAAGCATTATCTTCTACCAATGTTGTTGCATCTTTGCAAGAAGAGACGAATTTTGAAGATGGGACAACTTCTCTAATTGATCAGGTTGAAAACAAGGCAAGTGATAGTGCTATTATGAAGCAGAGTATTGATTTATGGCAGGCAATTAAAACATTGACAAAAAAAGAACAGACTGTAATTGAACAAAGGTATTTCCAAGGTAATAGCCAAATGGAAATAGCGAATGAATTATTTTTATCACAAGCTCAGGTTTCGAGAATCGAAAAACAAGCATTAAAAAGTTTACATAAACTTTTAGCTTAG
- the sigK gene encoding RNA polymerase sporulation sigma factor SigK, whose protein sequence is MIFEKIRQFFNNKVSLYYIGRHDVLPAPLKAKKEREALELLVQGDHEARDLLIEHNLRLVVYVAKKYDTAQNGGLEDLISIGTIGLVKAINTFKIDKNIKLATYASRCIENEILMFLRKNNKLRQEVSFDEPLNVDYDGNELLLSDIIGTSDDIIMQEIEKKDHRLKFYEALQHLSTREKEILMLRYGLFNNEEITQKDLAKKLGISQSYISRLEKKIIKKLRSTLNQQ, encoded by the coding sequence ATGATATTTGAAAAGATACGTCAATTTTTTAATAACAAAGTAAGTTTATATTATATTGGTAGACATGATGTTTTACCGGCACCTTTAAAAGCTAAAAAAGAAAGGGAAGCATTGGAATTATTAGTGCAAGGAGATCATGAAGCAAGAGATTTGTTGATTGAACATAATTTAAGGTTGGTTGTTTATGTGGCTAAAAAATATGATACGGCACAAAATGGAGGTTTAGAAGATTTGATTAGTATTGGAACTATTGGATTAGTGAAAGCTATTAATACATTTAAAATAGATAAAAATATTAAACTCGCAACATATGCATCGAGATGTATTGAAAATGAAATATTAATGTTTTTGAGAAAGAATAATAAACTAAGACAAGAGGTTTCTTTTGATGAACCATTAAATGTGGATTATGATGGAAATGAACTGTTATTATCGGATATTATTGGTACTAGTGATGATATTATAATGCAAGAAATAGAGAAGAAGGATCATCGTTTAAAATTCTATGAAGCATTGCAACATCTTTCTACTCGTGAAAAAGAAATATTAATGTTACGATATGGATTATTTAATAATGAAGAAATAACACAAAAAGATCTTGCTAAGAAGTTAGGTATATCACAATCTTATATATCTAGATTAGAAAAAAAGATTATTAAAAAATTAAGAAGTACATTAAATCAACAATAA